A single window of Malus sylvestris chromosome 5, drMalSylv7.2, whole genome shotgun sequence DNA harbors:
- the LOC126624711 gene encoding LYR motif-containing protein At3g19508-like: MEKALKIYAEVLRLVRRLPKDSQPYYAKYARENFVNYREVEANDDQALPELFLRAYNHSLWVLNQYSVDKYATEKLKKICST, translated from the exons ATGGAGAAAGCATTGAAAATCTACGCGGAAGTTCTGAGATTGGTGAGGAGGTTGCCAAAGGACTCTCAACCTTACTACGCTAAGTACGCCCGTGAGAACTTCGTCAATTACAGAGAGGTCGAGGCCAACGACGACCAAGCCCTCCCCGAGCTCTTCCTCAGGGCCTACAATCACTCCCTTTGGGTCCTCAACCAG TACTCAGTGGACAAATATGCGACCGAGAAGTTGAAGAAAATCTGCTCCACTTAG
- the LOC126624704 gene encoding uncharacterized protein LOC126624704 — translation MANHEEEDLRMALRMSMQNSPPDPKRSKPRDGPAGAPAEEPSAVKTRRLQRELMAAAAEKRMLVAKKSSPSASPSKVLSGSAGSCSGLAPKVVTKDKELSLEQVNLGKGLSEEDAKQLFSMVFGSEVTKGILAQWSNQGIRFSPDPETSMGLVQHEGGPCGVLAAIQAFVLKYLLFYPAELGKVAPNMHQNTGSGTPSNSQCVATNNFASLTEDAKARVLIRSMGEILFLCGSNKRAVIATLSVIGEETERSEDRLNDEVITKSLEGLSIESAADLHKVLRVSTYTTQESAFQRLQAVLPAFQSRMGALLFLISALLSRGLDLVQSDRDDPSLPLVTAPFGHASQEIVNLLLCGQAVPNVFDGKMDLGGGMSLKGISKTVEVGFLTLLESLNFCKVGQYLKSPKWPIWVVGSESHYTVLFSLDTTVQDENELEGRESHIRKAFDAQDQSGGGGFISVEGFHQVLRETNVKLPTEKVDLLCSTGFIVWSEFWQVILDLDKSLGGLKDSTGLMGKKVFDLYHFNGIAKSDLNGSQTSSGGEIPVQRPRLTKLRVSVPPRWTPEEYMTDVVVTSASSGNESGGKVSEIAKPEPAQHAPLVDCIRTRWPRAVCNWVGDPPSIV, via the exons ATGGCGAATCACGAGGAGGAGGACCTCCGAATGGCACTGCGGATGAGTATGCAGAATTCACCTCCGGATCCCAAGCGTAGCAAGCCCAGGGACGGACCCGCCGGAGCTCCGGCTGAGGAGCCGTCGGCAGTGAAGACCCGGAGACTTCAGCGAGAGCTCATGGCTGCTGCAGCTGAGAAGAGAATGCTGGTCGCCAAGAAGTCTTCGCCTTCGGCTTCACCTAGCAAGGTGTTGTCCGGGTCTGCGGGTTCCTGTTCGGGTTTGGCGCCAAAGGTGGTGACGAAGGATAAGGAATTGAGTTTGGAGCAAGTGAATTTGGGAAAGGGGTTGAGCGAAGAGGATGCAAAGCAGCTGTTTTCGATGGTTTTCGGGTCCGAGGTTACCAAGGGCATTCTTGCGCAGTGGAGTAATCAGGGTATAAG gtTTAGCCCTGATCCAGAAACATCTATGGGTCTAGTGCAGCATGAAGGTGGGCCCTGTGGCGTTTTAGCAGCCATTCAA GCATTCGTTCTCAAATACCTACTTTTCTACCCAGCTGAATTAGGTAAAGTTGCACCAAACATGCATCAAAATACGGGTTCAGGGACACCGTCTAATAGTCAGTGTGTTGCAACAAATAATTTTGCCTCTCTAACTGAAGATGCAAAAGCAAG AGTACTTATTAGAAGTATGGGCGAGATATTGTTCTTATGTGGAAGCAACAAAAGGGCGGTGATTGCGACTTTAAGTGTTATTGGAGAAGAAACTGAGAGGTCTGAAGACAGACTGAATGATGAA GTAATAACCAAGTCACTTGAAGGTCTTTCAATTGAATCGGCTGCTGATTTGCATAAAGTGCTAAGAGTTAGCACATACACAACACAAGAAAGTGCATTTCAGAGGCTCCAAGCAGTGCTTCCTGCTTTTCAAAGTCGTATGGGGGCACTGCTGTTCCTCATTTCTGCTTTACTTTCTCGTGGACTG GACTTAGTTCAATCTGATAGGGACGACCCCAGCCTACCCCTTGTCACTGCTCCGTTTGGCCATGCCTCACAG GAAATTGTGAACTTATTGCTCTGCGGGCAGGCAGTCCCTAATGTTTTCGATGGAAAGATGGATTTGGGTGGTGGCATGTCTTTAAAAGGCATATCGAAAACTGTGGAAGTTGGATTCCTCACTCTGTTAGAATCCCTAAATTTCTGTAAGGTTGGTCAATATTTGAAAAGTCCAAAATGGCCAATCTGGGTAGTTGGAAGCGAGTCTCACTATACAGTCCTTTTTTCTCTTGATACCACTGTCCAAGATGAGAATGAATTGGAAGGAAGGGAATCACATATTCGGAAAGCTTTTGATGCACAAGATCAGAGTGGCGGCGGTGGTTTTATTAGTGTAGAAGGCTTTCATCAAGTCCTTAGGGAAACTAACGTAAAACTTCCAACTGAGAAGGTTGACCTCCTCTGCAGCACAGGATTTATTGTATGGAGCGAATTCTGGCAGGTCATTTTGGATTTGGACAAGAGCTTAGGAGGCCTGAAGGATTCAACTGGATTGATGGGTAAGAAGGTGTTTGATCTTTACCATTTTAATGGAATTGCAAAATCTGACCTGAATGGAAGCCAGACAAGCTCGGGAGGCGAGATTCCAGTTCAAAGACCTAGGCTCACAAAATTGAGGGTGTCGGTACCTCCAAGGTGGACTCCTGAAGAATACATGACAGATGTGGTAGTGACCTCAGCTTCTAGTGGTAATGAATCTGGAGGGAAAGTCTCAGAAATTGCTAAGCCGGAGCCTGCTCAGCATGCACCTCTGGTGGACTGCATAAGAACACGCTGGCCCCGTGCTGTCTGCAATTGGGTAGGTGACCCGCCTAGCATAGTCTGA
- the LOC126624709 gene encoding dof zinc finger protein 5-like isoform X1 yields MTMQLKIRRKHEKMMLMQLYSTTRSEKNAKMLLKILEDGAKSLNNIVELERIREENKVHVKEERAVEAKKPETQKKDVERKPRSQPETQKDVERKKKPEVVNKNGREEAGSSRPALHPAADERDRAGEEARKKTIPCARCGGTNTTFRYFNHGDLRKDTRKCHDCNRAWVVGAKLR; encoded by the exons ATGACAATGCAGCTCAAG ATAAGAAGAAAACAT GAAAAAATGATGCTCATGCAACTTTATTCCACAACCAGGAGTGAAAAG AATGCCAAGATGCTGCTTAAAATTTTGGAAGACGGCGC TAAATCTCTGAACAACATTGTTGAGTTGGAAAGAATCAGAGAGGAGAACAAGGTGCATGTTAAGGAGGAAAGG GCTGTTGAGGCCAAGAAGCCAGAGACTCAGAAGAAGGACGTAGAGAGGAAGCCAAGAAGCCAGCCAGAAACTCAGAAGGAcgtagagaggaagaagaagccagAAGTTGTAAACAAGAATGGAAGAGAGGAAGCCGGCTCCTCCAGACCTG CTTTGCATCCTGCTGCTGATGAAAGAGACCGAGCTGGAGAGGAGGCTCGCAAGAAGACAATTCCCTGCGCTCGCTGTGGTGGCACGAACACAACGTTTCGTTACTTCAATCATGGGGATCTCAGGAAGGACACACGTAAGTGTCATGATTGTAACAGAGCGTGggttgtaggtgcaaaattgagATGA
- the LOC126624709 gene encoding dof zinc finger protein 5-like isoform X2 produces the protein MMLMQLYSTTRSEKNAKMLLKILEDGAKSLNNIVELERIREENKVHVKEERAVEAKKPETQKKDVERKPRSQPETQKDVERKKKPEVVNKNGREEAGSSRPALHPAADERDRAGEEARKKTIPCARCGGTNTTFRYFNHGDLRKDTRKCHDCNRAWVVGAKLR, from the exons ATGATGCTCATGCAACTTTATTCCACAACCAGGAGTGAAAAG AATGCCAAGATGCTGCTTAAAATTTTGGAAGACGGCGC TAAATCTCTGAACAACATTGTTGAGTTGGAAAGAATCAGAGAGGAGAACAAGGTGCATGTTAAGGAGGAAAGG GCTGTTGAGGCCAAGAAGCCAGAGACTCAGAAGAAGGACGTAGAGAGGAAGCCAAGAAGCCAGCCAGAAACTCAGAAGGAcgtagagaggaagaagaagccagAAGTTGTAAACAAGAATGGAAGAGAGGAAGCCGGCTCCTCCAGACCTG CTTTGCATCCTGCTGCTGATGAAAGAGACCGAGCTGGAGAGGAGGCTCGCAAGAAGACAATTCCCTGCGCTCGCTGTGGTGGCACGAACACAACGTTTCGTTACTTCAATCATGGGGATCTCAGGAAGGACACACGTAAGTGTCATGATTGTAACAGAGCGTGggttgtaggtgcaaaattgagATGA